The following DNA comes from Stigmatella erecta.
CGGCCAACGGCGCGGCCATCCAGATCGTCAGCTGCAATGGCAACCGCGCTCAGGACTTCGTGCTCAGCGCCGCGGGCGACCTGGTCAGCTACCTGGCCAACAAGTGCGTGGACATCAAGGATGTCAGCTCCGCCAGCGGCGCCAAGCTGCACCTCTGGGAGTGCAACGGCGCGGCCAACCAGAAGTGGGATTACCGCTAATCCCTCGCAGCTGAAGTCCTGAGGGGCGTGGCCGCGAAGGCCGCGCCCCTTTTCTTTTGCGGCCTAGACGGCGCGGACCCGGGCGGGCAGCACGCGCGTGAGCAGCGAGGGCGGCGCGCCCTTCCAGCGCATCGCGGGCTTCTCGACCCAGCGCCACGACAGCACCGCCAGCCCCGCCACGAGCGGCAAGGAGATCGCCACGTTCACCCAGCCCCCCATCCGGCCGCCCAGCAGGGCCGTGACGAGCTGCTGCACCGGAAAGGCATAGATGTAGACGCCGTAGGAGATGTCCCCGAAGCGCGCCAGGTCCACCCGCCACCCGGGCCGGAACGCCAGGTACATCACCAGGTACGCCCCGCAGCTTCCCACGGCGAGCCGCATCCCCACGCCCAGCCAGACCGTGGCCCCGAGCACCGCCACGCACCCCAGCGCGATCCACGGGCTCAGCCGCACCCGGTCCCGCCACAGGTACAGCACCAGCCCGGAGCCGAAGTAGAGCGACAGCTCCTGCCACCAGCCCAGCCGGGGGCCCACGTACGGAATGAGGGGCGCCACCGCCGCGAGCCCCCACCCCGCCAGGGCCCACCCCCGCCGCAGCAGCCCCGCCATGCCCAGCCCCGCCACCAGCAGGTAGAAGCCCACCTCGTACTTCAGCGTCCACAGCGAGCCATTCACCGCGCGCGGATAGGCATTGCCCTCGAAGACGCCCGGCAGCTCCCACTGGGACTGGTACAGGGTGAAGTTGCGCCACACGTACGAGTACGTGTCCGGAGACCGCAGATACCCTGCCAGCGGCAGCTCCGTCAGGGCCGGGCCCAGCACGAAGGCGCTCGCCAGGAGCACCACCGCCAGCCCGGGGAAGATGCGCAGCACGCGCGCCCACAGGTAGTGCGCCTGGCTGGCGCTGCGCTCCTGGCTGCGCGTGATGAGCAGCCCGCTGATGATGAGGAAGACCGCCACGCACAGGCGCCCCAGGGACATCTGCCCCTGACTGAGGTCTTCCAAAGGCTCCCGCGTGCCCAATCCCTCTGCCAGCGGAAACGCGTGCGAGAAAATGACGCCCGTGGCGGCCACCAACCGGATGAAGTCCAGATTGTTGCGCGGGCTGTCCAGACACTGCGTCAGCGTGGGACGGGAAGAGGACGGCATGGAGAGGGGTGGCATTCTGAACGCACTGCCCCGTCCACTCCAAGCAGACAGGGAGCCAGCCTCCCTCCTCCAATCTTTCCAAGTGGGTCAAAGGCTTACAGCGTCGGGACCCCCAGGTCCTGCACGCCGCCCAGGCCCGCGCCCCCAGCGCCCCCGCCCAGCAGGCCCATCTGCTGGGCGCTCTGCGCCAGTTGCGTGAAGGTCTCCATCACCTTCGAGAGCTGCTGGATGAGGTCAGCGAATCCATCGCCCCCGGCCCCCTCGGACGCGCCCGCGCCGTCCAGGCCTCCCGCGCCGCCCAGACCGCCACCGAGGCCGCCCGCGCCGCCCAGGCCACCGCCCGCGCCGCCCAGGCCACCGCCCGCGCCGCCCAGGCCTCCCCCCCCGCCACCGCCACAGCCGCCCCCCGCGCCGCCACCGCCCGCGCCCGCGGCCTCACCTCCCGGCGGCACCCCGTTCTGCTGCTTGAGCATCTCGATGAGCTGGGCGATCAGCTCCGACAGGCCATTGGCGCCCCCCGCCTCCCCCGGGCCGCCCACGCCGGGGGCGCTCCCGCCCGACAGGTCCACGAGGTTGCGCTTGCCCTGGAGGGCCGGACCGTCGCTGAAGCCGTCCTGCACCGCCAGCGGCTGCTGCGCCTTCGTCAGTGCGGACGGGGCTCCCGCGGTACCCGGGGCGAACCCGGCCGGGCCCTGGGAAGCAGGGGCGACCGGAGGGGCGATGGGCATCTGGAAGGAAGCAGGAGCGATGGCGGGCATGGGAGCGATTCCTTGGGGTCAGCGGGAAGAAGGTTGGCGCTGCGGAACACCGCACACATCAGCATCAACCATGCCACCCAAGAGCAGACCGTGGGATATGTGCGCAACCCCTTGAAGAGAGGGGGCTTCCCTGTCCCGGGCGGGGGCGGAGGCCGCCCTTTCCGCCCGGAACACCGCCCTGAGACCTGATGACAGCAGCCCCGGGTGGTGACTGCCGTCATCCCGCTCCCGCCTCAGGCCTCCGCTAGGGCAGGAACTTCCACGGCCGCGTCGTGGCCGCCCGGAAGCAATGCACGCTGGCGGTGGTGCTGCTGCTGACTTCCTGCACCACGCCCGCGCTGTAGCCCTTGCCCTGACACCACGCGCTGACCTCCAGCCGGGACTCGGTGGCGCTGAAGTTGCCCGCGGTGCTGGCGGGGCCGAGCTGGCTCCGGGGCACCTCCTGCATGAGCCCCGCGTTGAAGCACCCCACCCACGGGCGTGAGGTCATCTCGAAAATCTGGCCCGTGTTCCACCCGAGGCTGCTGCACCAGCGGCGCACCGCCGCGGCGCAGTGTGTGCTCTGCGCGGCCCGCTCGTCCGTGCAGCCGTCGTGCTTGCGCGCCAGCTCCTCGAACGTCACGCCCAGGCTCACGTGCTGGATGGGGGCACACGCCACGGACACCTCCGTGGTGTTCGCCGAGGCGGGCACGCCCACGAGCGAGATGGGGGGCTGGTTGCTGACCACCTGGCGCAGCGTCTCCCAGAAGTTGGTGGCCGAGGCGAGCGCGTCATCCGCCCCGCGCTGCGCGCAGACGCGGTGCATGGACTGCGCGCACGCCAGCGAGCCCAGCGCGGAGAAGCTGTTGCAGCCGGGGTGCTGCTGGCTCATCACGAACTGGCCCGCGGTGGGCTCCTCCTGGATCGCATCCTCCTTGCAGTTCGCGCCCAGCGCGCTCATGCAGACGCTGCGGTTGGAGCGGGCGTGGGTGAAGAACTGCACCTCGTCGATGAAGCCCTTGAAGGAGCCCTCGCCCTGGGCCGGGCAGTTCTGCGTGTCCAGGGCGTTGCCGGCGCCGATCGACATCTGGCCGGTGCCCAGCTTCAGGGTTCCCGGCGCGTTGGGCAGCATGCGCCCCGTGGCCACACCGTTGATGTACTCGCCGAACTGGCCGGTGACGCCATCCCACGTGTAGGCCACATGCGACCAGCGGCCGGTGGGCAGCGGCGGGCTGCCGCCCAGCCGCACGCGGGTGCCGTTGATGACGAAGGACATCTGCACGCTGTGGTTCGCCTCGTAGATGAGGTCCAGCCCGCCCGGCTTCTGCAGCAGGTAGCGGTAGGGGTTGCCGGTGCAGCCCTGGTTGATGGCCGCGTCCGGGCGGACGGCCAGCTGCACGGTGAAGCCCCGGACGGGGGCGCCCACGCCCGGCACGGTGTTGCTCGCGTCGGTGAAGTTCACCGTGGCGGCGCCGCCGCCGGGCAGCACCAGCGCGCGGCCCTTGGCGTGCGGCTCCCACAGCGAGCCCGTGGTGGGCTGGGTGGGCTCGTTCTTGTCGGACACCTGGGCGGTGCCCTTGAGCGTCGCGGTGAAGAAGCGGCCCGAGATGTCCGGCGTGCGCGTCAAATCGTAATCACCGGCGCGCGTCACCAGCTCGTTCATGGGCAGGGAGAGCAACTGGAAGGGATTGGCGATCTCCCCGAGGTCCACCTCGTTGTAGTCCCCCGTGTTGCTGCCAAAGAGGGCCAGCACGTCGTGCGTCTTGGTGACGGGCAGGAAGCGCGCGGCGTTGCTCGCGCCCGGAGGGAAGTTCTGGGCGCCGGGGCGCTCCTGCTCGAAGTTCCACATGGGCCCCGAGTAGAAGAGGTGGGCCATGTCCATGCGGCTGGTGTTGATGCTGCCGTCGATGTGCTGGGCGATCCACCCCGTCTCGGAGCCGATGAGGCTGACGGCCTCGCGGCGCGCGCCGTCGGTGTAGCGCACGGCGATGTAGAGGAGGTTGCGCCCCTCGTGGTCCACCCAGGCGTAAGCCCCGCGAATGAGGGCGCCGGAGGAGGTGTCCCCGAAGTCCTCGCCGGTGGCGGCCTTCATGCGCTGCCAGGAGAGCGGATAGCGCTTCAGCCCCGGCGTGGTGTCGTTGAACATCATCGAGAGGGGGCGCGGGACGCTCCAGCCCGTGGGCGCACAGGGCGTGGGGTTGTACGAGTACATCATGTAGTCGATGCCGCCGTCGTTGGCCGGCGCGCCCTGGAAGATGAGCAGGCGGCCATCGGAGGTCATCGTCGGCTCGATGCCCCGGAGGTTCACGCCCGTGGTGGTCTTCAGCGTCTCCAGGGCGCCCGTGGTGAACGAGGCCACCTCGGCCTGCGCGGTGAACGGCTGGTTCACGCGCACATCGATGGGCCGGCGGCGGAAGATGTTGTCGCCGTTGAACATCTTCGAGTCGAAGATGTAGGGCTGATAGACGGCCACGCCGTTGCTGAGCGTGTAGGGCTGCGCGGGGTTGGTGAAGCAGAACGCGAGGGCGTTCTCGCCGTTCTTCACCTCGGCGGTGACGCCGGCGGAGAAGGCCGCCGAGAAGCTGGGCTTGCCCTCGGCGTCATAGGTGATGGCCTCGGGGCGGAACACGCGGGCGCGCCACTTGGTGGTGGTCGTCGCGTGGTCCTCGCCGTTGTTGCCGATGAAGATGCGCCCATCCACGGTGGAGGAGTGGCCATTGGCGCCAAACGGGGTGCCAATGCGCGTGTTCACCAGCGAGGGACGGGTGGCGGCGGACGCCTCCTGAGGGGCGAGCAGACACCCCACCAGCGAGAGGAACAACCCTGAGAACCACCGGGGGGGACAATGCGGAAGTGCCATGAATCCTCCTAGAACAGGAAAACAGGATACACGACATTTCCAAGACCAACCGGCCCTGGCGTCACGCAGGGGGCGCACCTTTCCCGAGCCGTGCGTGAGCCTCTGACAGCGGCACCCGCTGAAAGCCTGGGGCCTATAGTGGAGGGCCCGGGCTCCTCCGGGCGGGGCGGGAGGGCTGTGGATGGCTTCGACGGACGCATCGCAGGGAGACCCCACCCGGCTGCCACCGGGCACGCGCGTGGGGCCCTGGGAGCTCCGGGAGTGGCGGGGCCGGGGCTCGTACGGAACGGTCTACCGCGCCGTGCGCCGGGGAAACCCAGACGTGGCGGAGGTGGCGCTCAAGCTGGCATCCCATTCCGAGGACCCACGGTTCGCGCGGGAGGTGGCCCTGCTCAGCCGCCTGCGCCATCCCAATGTTCCGCGCCTGTTTGATCAAGGCGCGTGGCTCAACGCGGCGGGGCGCGCCCATCCCTATCTCGTCATGGAGTGGGTGGACGGCATCTCCCTGTATGCCTGGGCCGCGCGCCACGCGCCCACGTCCCGGCAGGTGCTCCGGGTGCTGTCACAGGTGGCCAGCGCCCTCGCCCAGACGGTCGAGGTGGGGGCGGTGCACCGGGACGTCAAAGGGGACAACATCCTCGTCCGGGGAGGGGCGGAGGGCCACGCCTTCCTCATGGACTATGGCTCGGGCTACTACGCCGGGGCCGAGCGGCTGACACCACCGCTGTTCCCACCGGCAACGCCGCGCTACCGCAGCCCCGAGGCCTGGGCCTATGCCCAGCGCGCGGGGCTGGACGCGGAGCGCCCTTACGAGGTGCAGCCCGCCGATGATGTCTTCGCGCTGGGAGTGAGCGCCTACCGGCTGGTGACGGGCACCTATCCCCCATCCACGGAGCCCTGGGACACAGCCTCTCAGGTGTGGAGCCAGGACGGGGTGGGGCCTCGATCTCCTCAGGAGCTCAATCCCCGGGTGGCCCCACACCTGAGCAGCCTCATCTTGTGCATGCTGTCCTCAAAGCCCGAGCACCGGGCCACCCCAAGCGAGTTGGCCAAGGCCCTGAACGGAGCCACCAGACAAGCAGGCCCCGAGGCGGATCAACCCCTCTTCGCGGAAGCCCGGAACGAGAGTCCCGCTTGGCCGTCCCAAACGATGAGAATGATGCCGGGGTTCGCTCTCCCTGATGTCCGGATGCCGGATGAGCGCGAAGCACCCAAGAAAGCCCGAAGATTCGGGAGCCGTTGGTGGCTCGCGCTGGCCGCTGGCGTTCCCGTGGCAATGGGCGTGGGCTGGCTGCTACAACCGTGGCTCCTTCCGGCGGAGCACGCCGTTGCAGTCACAGCAAAGCGGGGAGCGAGTAGCGTGGCCGCGGCGGATACGGCCCTGATGGCGCCCCCCATCTCTGGGGTGCCCTCCGGACGAGAGGGAATCACCTTGGAACTTCCTCACAAACCCTTTCCTGGGCAGGAACGGCC
Coding sequences within:
- a CDS encoding serine/threonine-protein kinase codes for the protein MASTDASQGDPTRLPPGTRVGPWELREWRGRGSYGTVYRAVRRGNPDVAEVALKLASHSEDPRFAREVALLSRLRHPNVPRLFDQGAWLNAAGRAHPYLVMEWVDGISLYAWAARHAPTSRQVLRVLSQVASALAQTVEVGAVHRDVKGDNILVRGGAEGHAFLMDYGSGYYAGAERLTPPLFPPATPRYRSPEAWAYAQRAGLDAERPYEVQPADDVFALGVSAYRLVTGTYPPSTEPWDTASQVWSQDGVGPRSPQELNPRVAPHLSSLILCMLSSKPEHRATPSELAKALNGATRQAGPEADQPLFAEARNESPAWPSQTMRMMPGFALPDVRMPDEREAPKKARRFGSRWWLALAAGVPVAMGVGWLLQPWLLPAEHAVAVTAKRGASSVAAADTALMAPPISGVPSGREGITLELPHKPFPGQERPDSAGKCPRKTQIAINNGCWVELKVAPDACEDGYLHKGGCYMPAFRPAPTPTSHPTTPRQAP
- a CDS encoding acyltransferase family protein, producing the protein MPSSSRPTLTQCLDSPRNNLDFIRLVAATGVIFSHAFPLAEGLGTREPLEDLSQGQMSLGRLCVAVFLIISGLLITRSQERSASQAHYLWARVLRIFPGLAVVLLASAFVLGPALTELPLAGYLRSPDTYSYVWRNFTLYQSQWELPGVFEGNAYPRAVNGSLWTLKYEVGFYLLVAGLGMAGLLRRGWALAGWGLAAVAPLIPYVGPRLGWWQELSLYFGSGLVLYLWRDRVRLSPWIALGCVAVLGATVWLGVGMRLAVGSCGAYLVMYLAFRPGWRVDLARFGDISYGVYIYAFPVQQLVTALLGGRMGGWVNVAISLPLVAGLAVLSWRWVEKPAMRWKGAPPSLLTRVLPARVRAV
- a CDS encoding LamG domain-containing protein; the encoded protein is MALPHCPPRWFSGLFLSLVGCLLAPQEASAATRPSLVNTRIGTPFGANGHSSTVDGRIFIGNNGEDHATTTTKWRARVFRPEAITYDAEGKPSFSAAFSAGVTAEVKNGENALAFCFTNPAQPYTLSNGVAVYQPYIFDSKMFNGDNIFRRRPIDVRVNQPFTAQAEVASFTTGALETLKTTTGVNLRGIEPTMTSDGRLLIFQGAPANDGGIDYMMYSYNPTPCAPTGWSVPRPLSMMFNDTTPGLKRYPLSWQRMKAATGEDFGDTSSGALIRGAYAWVDHEGRNLLYIAVRYTDGARREAVSLIGSETGWIAQHIDGSINTSRMDMAHLFYSGPMWNFEQERPGAQNFPPGASNAARFLPVTKTHDVLALFGSNTGDYNEVDLGEIANPFQLLSLPMNELVTRAGDYDLTRTPDISGRFFTATLKGTAQVSDKNEPTQPTTGSLWEPHAKGRALVLPGGGAATVNFTDASNTVPGVGAPVRGFTVQLAVRPDAAINQGCTGNPYRYLLQKPGGLDLIYEANHSVQMSFVINGTRVRLGGSPPLPTGRWSHVAYTWDGVTGQFGEYINGVATGRMLPNAPGTLKLGTGQMSIGAGNALDTQNCPAQGEGSFKGFIDEVQFFTHARSNRSVCMSALGANCKEDAIQEEPTAGQFVMSQQHPGCNSFSALGSLACAQSMHRVCAQRGADDALASATNFWETLRQVVSNQPPISLVGVPASANTTEVSVACAPIQHVSLGVTFEELARKHDGCTDERAAQSTHCAAAVRRWCSSLGWNTGQIFEMTSRPWVGCFNAGLMQEVPRSQLGPASTAGNFSATESRLEVSAWCQGKGYSAGVVQEVSSSTTASVHCFRAATTRPWKFLP